TTAATATGGAGGCCTTTTGTTGATGCTCGTCTGACACTTCGATTAACTTGTTGGAGGCTGTGCGATATTCAACAGAATCGGCAAGGTCTACATGTTGCCATTCACTCAACGGAATCATGTCTAGCTGACTGCTGACATCATTAGCTTGCtgtgaaatttcaaatttctgtACTACATTCAATTCCATAGGTTTCCATTGACTTAAGGGTATCTCATCGAGGGTCTCCTTTTTAATGTTCTCAATTTTCTTATCCATTTTTCCCAATCTTCTTTTGTTGTTAGTATTTGATGCGGTTGGGATTTGTGAATCATTACAATTTATATCTGCCATCAAcattgctgcttttttttgcatCTCTTCAGTTAACTTTAGCGTTTTGTTAGACGCCGTGCGAAATCCTGACATTGTCTCCAGCTGATTGCTATGATTCTCAACCTTAGGTTCGTCTTGCAACGCACTCAAGTCTGCCATTAACATTGCTGCCCTTTTCTCCATCTCTGCAGTCATTTTAAGAGTTTTGTTAGATGCGGTTTTAAATGCTGACAACGTCTCCGCTTGATTGCTAGGATGTTCTGTTTCTTCTGGACATTTTAAATCAGCCATTAGCATCGCAGCTTTTTTGCGCATTTCCTCCGTCAATTCAACAGTTTTATTGGATGCAGTGCGGAATTCAATCACGCCAGGAGTGACTTTAAATTCTTGACTagaattttgttgctgctctgaAGTTTCTTTTGACTTTTGGGAGGCAGACTCTGGTATAAACATAGGTTGCCATTCGCTGATAGGAATCTCCTCTAACTGATCACAGACGTTAAAATCCATATGTTTGGCAGCAGGTTTGGGCAACTTGCCTGATGTATTTGGCAATTCGATTGGTTGCCATTCGCTAAACGGAATGTCATCAAGGAATTCGTTATTACAGGTTTCTTTCGCATCTTCTTGATTGACttcattaacattaacatttggcaacaaattggtaactgcaattaaagtaaatattgtaCTGAAATTGTAAGTTAAATTAGACATTTCTCACCTTTGCGAGTCGTTTCTAACCGTGCGCTGCCATCAAATAGACTACATTCTACAGTTGCTGCAATTCGAGATAGGAAATTacagaattttttaaatatacaaatctGTTTTCTTACCTTCCACTCTAACATCATCGTTGTCATCCAGCAATCTGCACTCCTCCGTGTTGCCAATGCAATAGCCATTGTCTTTAAGTATATCCTCAGCATCTTGAGGCTCTTCCATGACCATTGCTGTCGCTTGTCCTTCATCCTTAGGCAGATCAATGCTACTACAACTTTGTACTTGGTTTTGTGTGAAAAATGCACTTAAATTCAAGAGGTTTTCACATATCAACTGCGAGCTATTGGCATCGAAATCACAATGTTTTGTCGTTGGCATCTGTGTGATGAAATCTTCTTGCATTGACAATCCCGAAGAGCAACTCAGGCGTTCTTCGTCATCGTCTAGGATTACatttacttgtttttgaaTTGGTCGACTGTAAGTGcgaatttgtttgttgtagaAACGGAAATCGGGATGCGTATTATATTTGGGTGAAGCATCATCTAAATAACTAGGCGAGGAGCAGAAATCCCGTAGAATCTGATCCACAATATTAGTAGGGGAACACTTTGATATCTGGTCTACTTGCTTAGAGCTTTGCCCAGCTTCCTTCTCCGATTCTAAACAAAAATCCTGTAATGTATCTGCAATAGCAGAATTCCAAGGTTGCTCTGCAACTGTTGCATTGTTCTCCATCGGCAGTTGTTGACTCTCCAGTAGCCATTGCAGCGACATAAAGTTTTCCGAGGCTGGAATAACACGCGCTCGCTGCGGTTCTTGCAGCGCACGCTGGCAATCCAAGCGATCTGCTTCAAATAGCCTTTCCATGTGAGCCTCACATGGAGTGCTTGTTGTCGTTTATCTTTACGCTGCCAGTGTCTGGTGCGAATGGACTTACGAACACTTGCTGGAGTGGGACTTGATTTGGTTATTTAATTGCGCCTAATATAATTATGCCATCTCTCGACCAACTATTGCCGCTTTGTTTACCATCGACAGCTAACGATAACAATGCGCCTTGCTGTTGTACCGATTGCAGCAGTAACATCTGATTGTGCAGCCCATTATCGATAGCAGAAGCCAACAACAGTCAGCTATCGATTGCTCTCTGTGACAAGCAGTAACATATGACGCTTATCGATAACACTTGTTAGTTTGTCTGATTTACTTTAGTGTTGTAGTGCAGAATTAGTTGCAGACTAATTATGGGGATAACTACCGCAGCATTGCGCTCCCAGCTAATGGGCCTGACCAACTTTATTGGCACACACAAGGACCAGGCGGACAAATACCGCCAGCTGCTGAAGAGTGTGCTCTCCAACACCGGCAACGATTTGATCGATACGCTGAAGCTCTTTGTCGAGGCGATTGTTAACGAACATGTTAGTCTGGTGATTGCTCGTCAGATCCTCAACGATGttggagttgagttgagcaAACTGCCCGACGACATGTCCAAGCAGCTGTCCCACTTTACACTGGAGCGTGTGCATCCACGCGTTATCTCGTTTGAGGAGCAGGTGGCCGGCATTCGTTTCCATTTGGCCAACATCTATGAGCGTAATCAACAGTGGCGCGATGCGGCCACAGTGCTGGTGGGTATTCCCCTCGAGACGGGCCAGAAACAGTACTCAGTGGAGTGCAAGCTGGGCACTTACTTGAAAATAGCGCGTCTCTATCTAGAGGACAATGATTCGGTGCAGGCGGAGCTGTTCATCAATCGTGCCTCGTTGCTGCAGGCCGAGACCAATTCGGAGGAGTTGCAGGTGACAATCGTAGAGATGTCCAATTTGTATCAAATATTGAAGCTCTGCTTTCTTTGTAGGTTCTTTACAAAGTGTGCTACGCTCGCGTTCTGGATTATCGTCGCAAATTCATTGAGGCTGCCCAACGATACAACGAACTCTCCTACCGCAAAATCGTCGATCAGGGTGAACGCATGACGGCCTTGAAGAAGGCACTAATCTGCACAGTGCTGGCCTCGGCTGGACAGCAGCGATCTCGCATGCTGGCCACGCTCTTCAAGGACGAACGTTGTCAGCATTTGCCGGCCTATGCCATACTCGAGAAAATGTATCTGGAGCGCATTATTCGCCGTTCCGAATTGCAAGAGTTCGAGGCGCTGCTGCAGGAGCATCAAAAAGCTGCCACACCCGATGGTTCATCCATACTCGATCGTGCTGTCTTCGAGCACAATTTGCTGTCCGCCAGCAAGTTGTACAACAACATCACATTTGAGGAGTTGGGTGCATTGCTGGACATTCCCGCTGCCAAGGCGGAGAAGATTGCCTCGCAAATGATAACGGAGGGACGTATGAATGGGCACATTGATCAGATCTCGGGCATTGTGCACTTTGAGAACCGTGAACTGCTGCCCCAATGGGATCGACAAATCCAATCGTTGTGCTATCAAGTGAATTCCATCATTGAGAAGATTGGCATCGCCGAGCCTGAGTGGCTTGATAGCCAGAATTAATCGTACTCTCTATCAtcgtaaatttaatattaaactgCTGCTggttttacatttaattaatttgctccacatgtaaatttcatttttggatttaagaaataaaacgCTCTGATCCCATGGATcatgcaaacaacaacaaaacagcataTCGAAtataaattccatttttatgaaacatgtacatatattcacaatattctattagtatatattattattatatacatgcGCATATGATTCAATTCACAAAAAATTCTGTCTTGTGTGTATAAACAATTTCAAGTCTTAGTCAACTAGCGgaaagttttgcttttgtatacaatacaaatacaaagaaagtgtatattatatataaatatatatagcatatatatgcttgtatgtatatatttttcttttctttttttttgttaatatcgATACGACAATTGCGCGTATTACCAAAATAACTAGAGGACTCTTTGTTCTACCCACGCCAAAGCTGTGTCTGCTTTccaactaaataaaaactattacaatagttatatatagtatgtatagtatatatgtatgtatataaaggctaattatatttaaacaattcaactaaacaaaatgcaaaaacgtTGCTCCATCGTAGTATATTACAAAAGCAAAGGCTGCCTTATCCAGCTATCCTAGGAGACTCATTGAACCATCATCATAACTTAAAAGTTAGCGTAAAGTCATCCCTGTGTATTTGCCGAGGACTCCTCGTTCAGTTGCATTTGTGCCAGAGTTCGCACAACAACGCCACGATTCACCGGCGTCAATCCTTGGCACAGACCAACGACAGCGTCCAGCGCCACATCCGGGCAGTCCTgtgattaaatatattttaataaacgcaataaaacaaatgaaagttTAATCTGCATTACCTCCAGCATCTTAGATATCGTTGAGATGATTGCATCCCGACGTACAGAGTTGACATTCTTAGACACTATTGATTCACCATTAGTTTGCTCCTGATACCAGGACACCATCTCCTCGTTCTTGTCCCACAAATAAGCCTGTAAGTGACTCATTAAATTTAGCAGAAGTTGCATATGTGATAATTTATCCAAAGAACTCACCTCAGTGGCACCCTTGTCCTCTACAAGCCAGCGACGCAGCATCTGCTTGGCCTGGCCCACAGAGAGATTATCCTGAGCACGCAGTATCTTCTTGATGTACGCATCCTCGAGCAGCAAACGACGCAAACGCCAGTAGAGCATGCGACGAGATTCGCGCCACGGAATAATCTCGCTGATGCACTCCTTCTCGAGCATGCGTTCGGGCGTGTCGTGGAGATCGGCGAAGTGAACGGCGACGGTGTGATAGACGTGCATCAGCACAGAGATGCGGGCCTTGATCTTCTCATCCACCTGTGCAGCGCGCACCTTGTCGCCAGCAGCCACAGCCTCATCGTGCTCCTTTTTCAACTGCGAAAAGGATTATAACAATAAGTAAACGAAGTAGCAAATAGCTATAAATTCATCTAACTGCATTAATAATAGTTATGTTAAAGATAATAGCTATTGTATTCCGATACTTTCATGTACTTCTAAAATAATCTGTAGCTTACCGCAATGGTGGTGCCATCCAGTCGATAGATGGTCTTGATGAGGTCCTTCTCTTTGTACTTAATCTCGACAATGCCCTCAGGTTCGAGCACACCGCCGCGTGCCTCTGGATCGGCATAGGTCTCCATGTAACGTGGATTGATGAGCGAATCAAGCACAGCCCAAGCGCCGCCACGCAACTCTGCATTGGGCGGCAAATAAATGAGGACCGGCTTCTTGTACTCCCTCAGGCCGTCGACAATGTAAGCGCCAAATTTCACAATCTGTTCGTACATGTCTTTCATGCCGCCGGAGAAACCACGCCAGttggcaaaaacaataagcGGCAGCTCTTCGCGTCCGAAATCCTTGATGGCCTGTGCCGTCTTGTAGGACGAATCGGGATACCAAACCTGTCCAGCCTGCTGCAACGTCTTGGCCTCCGAGTCCAAGTTCGCAGGATCCGCGGGCATCTCCACCTCCACGGTGCGTGTCTCCACGGCAATGACACCGACTGGCACGCCACCCAAACGAGCGCGTCCAGTGACCACAGTCTTGGCCCAGGGAGCCATTATTTCACTCCACGAGTCGCGATCGAAGAAGCCATTCTCCCAGTCATTAGCATTGACTGGATTGACGCGGCCAGCGAGCATCCAGCGTGGATCATATGGCGACTTGGTGGGCATAAAGTCAACGGGGCGGTCGATGCGATCGCTGGGTAAAATTATGGGCAGATCGCAGCCAATGTAGGCGGGAATGTAGGAGAGCCAGTCCAGAATGGTGTAGACACCATCTAGATCGATGGCTTCCGTTTTGTGCGTAACACCGTTGTTGAACATGATTTGCACACCACCCAGCTGATTATTTGACGCATACACCTTGCGTCCAAGCAGCTGCAATAATCAAGAGATTAGCAGGAGCAACTAAGCAGATGAAACCTCTGACTTACCTTGTTGAGCGCAGCGTAGCCTGTGAGTATAATGTGCGAGTTATCAATCTGAATCACACGCTGACCCAGACGCACCACATAGGAGCCAATGCCAATGGTGCGACACGTGACCATGGCAATAGTCACAATCTCCTCGTAAGCCTGCGACGTTTCACCGGCAATCAAACCAGCATAGCGCAGATTCTCTACGCCCAAGCCGTCATCCTTGCCAATAATATCGGTAATCTTGTAGCGCTGCTCGCCTTCATCCTCGATGAGTATGGCACGCACCGAATTCAAGTTTGCCACCTTGGCATAATCCTCTGTGGACAGGTACAGATACTTGAAACCCTTGTCTGGCTCCTCGGGATCCTCCCATGCGATGCGGAACATGGCCTTCACCTCTTCGGCGAGCCCAATACGAGCGCCACTGTTGACCGAGATGTAAATCTACAGCAAATTATAAAGGTTAGTTGAAGGAGAGTCTAATTTGAAGTTGTAATTGTAGACTTACCCTTGGCACCTTCAGCTGACGCGCCAGCTGTGAGGCCTTGGCAAACAGCACATCCTCCTTGATGCCAAATGAGCCAATCAAATAGGTTAGATCGTTGGCAATCACAATGATTTCACGTCCAGCTGGATACTCGGGTGTGGCCAACACTATGCGCCAGGCCACCATGCCGCACTAAAAGCAGAGATATTTTAGATTAAATATCacatataaataacttaaGCTGCACTCACATTATTCTCGCCAGGCAGACGTTGCAGCTCCACCAGACTGTCGCCCTCGAGCACAAGTTCCTTGCACTCCAGTAGAATCTTGTCGGGTATGCGAATGTCAACGGTTGGACGCGCCTTACTGAATTCCTTCCAGTGACGCTCTGTCATCTGACGGAACATATCTGGCACATCGTAAACATAAGTGGTGCCATTGGATTGCGCCTGGAAACGTTTCTGCTGCAAAAAGTCCTTGGTCATATAGGGAGTGGAGATGGGATGGCCATGCAACGACCCTTGCTTGTCGCCATAAGCGCGGAATTTGATCTAAAGAGAAACgagaatacatttttaactgACTTCTTCTAAATCCAATAGTTCGCGTTCACTTACAATGCCAGTTTCGGGTTCTGTTTGCTCCGTGTACATAGAGATATCAAGGAAGTAACCCGAATCATTGGCAATGCACAAACGCACCGCCTGCGTGGGCGATTGCGGTGATTGCCTGATAACCATTTTGAGCTCAGCTTGCAGCACACGCAGTTTCCACAAACGAGGACCATAACGCATAATCATCTTCGTGACTGACTCTTCAATCTTGCCGGGATCCATAATTACAGTGGGCACAAAGTTGAGGAATATGTGATTGCAATCGGTGCGCTTCGCATGTGGATGGGAGAAGGCCACCTCAAGCTCATCCATAGCCTCGAGTAGCACACGCTCACCCTCGTTCTGCAGGTACTCGAACGAGGCTTCCTTGGTGATCAGATCCGAGTGACGAATAATGGAGCGTATGAAGAAGCGATAGTCGGTAACCTCCTGACCCTTGGAGACCTTGGCCTTGCCCAGATACAGATGCATCTTCTGATTGGCAGTGGGCAAGGCTTCCAGGTCGTAAGTCTTCATGCGATTCAGTTCCAAGTGGAAAGCCGAAGCCGGCTCCAAGTGCCGATAGATGCGATCCTCCTCGAATTTGTCGCGTGCCCGATACGTAAAGAACTTGGGGAACTGACGTTTCTTCAGCGCTGCGAAAGTAATGCGGCGTATGCGACGCTGGAAGAGCTCCTCGTTGTGTTCCTTGCAGTAGTTGCCAAAGATCTGCGACATCTGCACGTCGTCCATTTCACCTGTCTCACGCACCGCCACGCTAATGATGTGTATGGGCTCCGTTGACTTGGCCTCTTCGGCGGCATTCGCGCGGGAGATGGGATCCGAGAGGGACACATTGATTGAGGTGCTGTGACGACTATCCGAAATGGAATCGACGGCCTCCACAGCCTCTAACACCTTGGCACTAACCAGTGCAGGCGACACAAAGTCCTCCAGCAGATCCAGAATCTCATCCGAGTACATTTCAAAGTGCTCGAAGGAATCAAAGGCCGCAATGGCGCCGGTGCGTACAAAAGAGCTGCCCAAAGACTCGGCAACAGCATGATCCAAGCCCTCCGGCGAGCTCATGCGCGAGAACAGACGATTCGGATGCGCTGTTGGCAACAGGAACTGGAAGTGCACCAAGGGCAATCCTCCGGAGAGTTCCAGATGCTGCAGACACGTCAGCTCATAGGAGGTGTAGGCACGACGCACATAAACCTCCAAGGCGGCATTGCAGACGGCGCGATTGGAGTGATAGAAGAAATCGTGCAGTATATCAAAGATTGAGGTCTCCGAGAGAATCAAACGCTGCAGATTCTCGGGATGGAAGTCATGACCGTACATATCCACAGCTGACAGGAAGATCGACTCCATTTGATTGTGGCGCAGCTCATAAGCTGGCTGATGGGCGGCAATCAAGACCTGACGGGATCGCAGCGCCACACGTGAATGTTCCGCACGATTGAGCGAAGTTAACTCACTCAGCGTATTAGCCAGCTCATCAGTAAGTCCAGGCTCATTGGCCCACAGATGATCGATGAGCAGCGTGACCAGCAGATTCTTTTTAGCCACCTGCGAGTGCGAGAATATGGTGTTCACCACCGTCAACATGTCGTCCTTGTTATGCTCGCGGACCAAGCCCACACACTTATCGTAGTGTCCATGCTGGAACTGCGACTCCACGTCGTAATATTGTCTGAGCAACTCATGTACCGCAGCCTTCATGCGACCTCTGATGCCATTCCTGTAGCGCTGCACCAACTGTACAATGCTCTGGGTGGTCAGGAAGAAAACATCCCGATCAGCACGTTTTTGCAAGGTGGCAGCATGACTATCGATGACGCTGGCAATCTGCTGTGAGGGGAACTGGGCCAGGACACTGGTAATGTTGCGCTCGTAGAGCGTCATCAGCTTCCTGATCTTCTTCTCCACGGACAGCGGAATGCGACCCGAAATCGAAGCAATGACCTCCTGCAGCTCGAGCAGCGGCAACGAGGGATCCCTCAAGCTCTGCATGAACTTCTCAATGATGTCACGCAAACGTTGGGCGTTGAATGGCTCGGGGAGACAGTAGCCCGCCAAGGTGTTCTCCAGTATGCTCTTGTATGTGTTGTGCACGCGATTCAGTTTCTCCGGCACTGGGGCATTTTCCGGCTGTGGGAACTGGCTCTTGCACGGTTGTGCTTTCGTTACTAGTGACGGATCGTCTAGTTCCAGGTGACCCAACAGCGAACCTGCATCCAGAACAGCGCCAGGACGTCGCACAAAGGTTACAGTACCCGCTTCTTGTGACGTTAGGGTCATCACCATCTTCATGACCTCAATCTCGGCATAGGCTTGGCCCTTGGCCACATGTGCGCCATCCTCAACAATCATATTGATCAACTTTCCAGCGGAGGGACTGCGCAACAACGAGGGATCATTCTCCTTCTCAAAGACGCAGGTTTGATTACCAATGACAATGCGATAGCGATCGACTTCCTCCTTCATGTAGGTCGTATATGAAGCACCCTCCAGAGAGATGAGCAAACCACCATCTGACAAACGATGCACCTCAATCTCCTTGAATGAGTTGTTCATCAGCAGGAAGTAGGAATTGTGTCCGCTCTTCGCTGCCTGCACTTTGTAGCGTATTCCGCCATTGATGAGCTCCACATCGACTACATTGGTGAGCGTGTTGGCCGCCTGGATTTGTCCCTTCTCGAGCGAAGTCTGGAAACTGGAGAAAGATTCGGTGATCTGGCGATCCGCAATATGCAGTGAACCGCACATGACACCTAGAAGGATATCGGGTTTTTCAGACTGCACACGCTCCGCAATCAAGGCATCCAACCAAGCAGTATCGATGCTATTGTCCAGAAAACGATTCGTTTCAAGCAGCGTAATCAGATATTCGACTGTGGTACGGAAATCACCACGAATAGACAGTTCCTTGAGGGCAATCACAAGATTTTCGCGTGCCTGCTGACGATTCTCTCCCCATGAAAAACAATGTCCGAACTGCGAGTCGGCAAACTCGTGCAATCCTCCCGACGCCGCAACACTGAAGTAACCCCAGACATTCTTGCTCGACCGGAAGTTCAACTCTTGGACGGTACCGGAGCTAGGCTTGAAGCCTTCATCAGGATTTTCCGATGTGATGCGAGCAGCAATCACATGACCAGAGGGACGAGGTTTATTCGGTGGATTCTCAAAGTCAATGACGGACGAACCCCAAGGGGATTCGCCATACAACAGACGAATGTCCTTGAGGCGATAGAGGGGAATTCCCATTCCAATTTGCAGCTGACAGGCGGGCAGATTGACATCGGCGACCATTTCTGTACACGGATGCTCCACCTGCAGACGAGGATTCAGCTCGAGGAAGAAGTATCTACCCTCGGGATCGTACAAATACTCCACAGTGCCGGCGCTCACATAGCCCACCATCTTGGCCAAGCGGACGGCAGCCTTCTCCATGTCCTCAAAGACTTCGGGTTGGGCGACAATCGCGGGAGCCTCCTCAATAATCTTCTGATGACGACGCTGAATGGAGCAATCGCGTCCAAACAAACTGATGGCATTGCCGTACTGATCCGCCAGCAGCTGAACTTCCAGATGGCGTGCGCCGCTTGCCAGCTTCATCACAAAGATGGGAGAGCCGGGAACCTCGGCCTGCACCTGACGGAAAAGTGCTGGGAACTCCTCGGCAGTGTCCACACGACGGATGCCCTTACCACCGCCACCTTCTGAAGCCTTAATCATCACAGGGAAGcctaaaatataattagatTAGGGTTTTCCGCGTaagtttgttaaattatttcacAGCTTACCAATCTTGGCGACCGCAGCGAGTCCCTGCTCCGCATTCTGAACGCAGCCACGTCCAAAGAGCTCACTGGATATCTTAATCTTCTTGCCGCTGTACTGCGCCTTCAGCTCGGAGCCAGACCAGGGCAACGTGGGTATGTCGGCCGTTTGGGCCACAATGGAGGAGGCCACCTTATCACCTAGTGCCCACATAGCACGCTCAGGAGGACCCAGAAATACCAGACCCTCCTTATGCAGCAGTTCCGGCAGCTTGGGATTCTCCGAGGCATGACCCCAACCAGCCCAGACAGCCTGCAAGTAATTAGGAATTTTATTAGAAATGCAACAGGTTGACAGGAAAAATTCAGTTCAATACTATAGATATTTGTATAAGCTTAGAAGTCTTAGAGAATAAATATCGAAAAATATAAGTTACTTGTTCTGTTAgatatacaattaattttcagCTATTCAATGGAATTTtctgtacatatattttactatCACTTTTCTGTCTgataacattattttaaattatacttaaTATAGCGGTGagtgtatatataattaatttggaGCATTTAAACGGGGGTCTATATATAATTGGCACAATTGTATGATAATAATACTCGTcaatacaagtattttgtcaCTTCGCCGTATCTCTAACCTTTTTGTTACACTATCTAGAGGACGACCTTACCAATAACAATAGTGTTATAACTCAATCTAAGTTCAATATATTCATTATCTACATATGCACGTATTATTTCCAACTACGCAATcactttaataatattaaaaaattcgaGTATATATTCCCCATTAGAAAATAGTAAAAAGAACAATTAGTTACATAAATTGTAAGTTTAATGTCGCATACAAAAGTTGTGACCTTCGTAATGagtggaatattttgaatgagccataaatattaatattatgatGTTAATAAAGCTACACTTCATATCGTGAGGTAAGTaggcaaaaatgaaatgaggAAGAGGAAGGCTAAGCTATTGTTTACCCTGGTCAAGCTCAAAAGTTCACTATAATAGAGAACTTAAAGATTAAAGAACAGTGTACACACGGACACATACAAGCAAATGGAAACACGccctctctcttactctctcaaACTTACAGTCAGATAGTTAGCGTTCTTATGGGAGGAGGGAATCGAACGAAAAGTATCGAGTATCGAGTAGAGCGCGTGTTTGTAAACAGAAATCGTACGATGTGAGAAGAggtcgacgtcgacgacgaaaaaacaaaaataatgttagGGAGGGAATTCAAGTTGAGTAACTCACCTGCA
This is a stretch of genomic DNA from Drosophila albomicans strain 15112-1751.03 chromosome 3, ASM965048v2, whole genome shotgun sequence. It encodes these proteins:
- the LOC117567630 gene encoding acetyl-CoA carboxylase isoform X2 codes for the protein MILAFTALIKMLKRRASKRFVLVESGEEPQTSTMPNSNDNGPITIPQIVAIDQCNNNDESNYSSSNGIHSNNIINNNEINNSSSLLNVQTTGTLKPSMSRGTGLGQDRDQYRDFHIATTEEFVKRFGGTRVINRVLIANNGIAAVKCMRSIRRWSYEMFKNERAVRFVVMVTPEDLKANAEYIKMADHYVPVPGGSNNNNYANVELIVDIALRTQVQAVWAGWGHASENPKLPELLHKEGLVFLGPPERAMWALGDKVASSIVAQTADIPTLPWSGSELKAQYSGKKIKISSELFGRGCVQNAEQGLAAVAKIGFPVMIKASEGGGGKGIRRVDTAEEFPALFRQVQAEVPGSPIFVMKLASGARHLEVQLLADQYGNAISLFGRDCSIQRRHQKIIEEAPAIVAQPEVFEDMEKAAVRLAKMVGYVSAGTVEYLYDPEGRYFFLELNPRLQVEHPCTEMVADVNLPACQLQIGMGIPLYRLKDIRLLYGESPWGSSVIDFENPPNKPRPSGHVIAARITSENPDEGFKPSSGTVQELNFRSSKNVWGYFSVAASGGLHEFADSQFGHCFSWGENRQQARENLVIALKELSIRGDFRTTVEYLITLLETNRFLDNSIDTAWLDALIAERVQSEKPDILLGVMCGSLHIADRQITESFSSFQTSLEKGQIQAANTLTNVVDVELINGGIRYKVQAAKSGHNSYFLLMNNSFKEIEVHRLSDGGLLISLEGASYTTYMKEEVDRYRIVIGNQTCVFEKENDPSLLRSPSAGKLINMIVEDGAHVAKGQAYAEIEVMKMVMTLTSQEAGTVTFVRRPGAVLDAGSLLGHLELDDPSLVTKAQPCKSQFPQPENAPVPEKLNRVHNTYKSILENTLAGYCLPEPFNAQRLRDIIEKFMQSLRDPSLPLLELQEVIASISGRIPLSVEKKIRKLMTLYERNITSVLAQFPSQQIASVIDSHAATLQKRADRDVFFLTTQSIVQLVQRYRNGIRGRMKAAVHELLRQYYDVESQFQHGHYDKCVGLVREHNKDDMLTVVNTIFSHSQVAKKNLLVTLLIDHLWANEPGLTDELANTLSELTSLNRAEHSRVALRSRQVLIAAHQPAYELRHNQMESIFLSAVDMYGHDFHPENLQRLILSETSIFDILHDFFYHSNRAVCNAALEVYVRRAYTSYELTCLQHLELSGGLPLVHFQFLLPTAHPNRLFSRMSSPEGLDHAVAESLGSSFVRTGAIAAFDSFEHFEMYSDEILDLLEDFVSPALVSAKVLEAVEAVDSISDSRHSTSINVSLSDPISRANAAEEAKSTEPIHIISVAVRETGEMDDVQMSQIFGNYCKEHNEELFQRRIRRITFAALKKRQFPKFFTYRARDKFEEDRIYRHLEPASAFHLELNRMKTYDLEALPTANQKMHLYLGKAKVSKGQEVTDYRFFIRSIIRHSDLITKEASFEYLQNEGERVLLEAMDELEVAFSHPHAKRTDCNHIFLNFVPTVIMDPGKIEESVTKMIMRYGPRLWKLRVLQAELKMVIRQSPQSPTQAVRLCIANDSGYFLDISMYTEQTEPETGIIKFRAYGDKQGSLHGHPISTPYMTKDFLQQKRFQAQSNGTTYVYDVPDMFRQMTERHWKEFSKARPTVDIRIPDKILLECKELVLEGDSLVELQRLPGENNCGMVAWRIVLATPEYPAGREIIVIANDLTYLIGSFGIKEDVLFAKASQLARQLKVPRIYISVNSGARIGLAEEVKAMFRIAWEDPEEPDKGFKYLYLSTEDYAKVANLNSVRAILIEDEGEQRYKITDIIGKDDGLGVENLRYAGLIAGETSQAYEEIVTIAMVTCRTIGIGSYVVRLGQRVIQIDNSHIILTGYAALNKLLGRKVYASNNQLGGVQIMFNNGVTHKTEAIDLDGVYTILDWLSYIPAYIGCDLPIILPSDRIDRPVDFMPTKSPYDPRWMLAGRVNPVNANDWENGFFDRDSWSEIMAPWAKTVVTGRARLGGVPVGVIAVETRTVEVEMPADPANLDSEAKTLQQAGQVWYPDSSYKTAQAIKDFGREELPLIVFANWRGFSGGMKDMYEQIVKFGAYIVDGLREYKKPVLIYLPPNAELRGGAWAVLDSLINPRYMETYADPEARGGVLEPEGIVEIKYKEKDLIKTIYRLDGTTIALKKEHDEAVAAGDKVRAAQVDEKIKARISVLMHVYHTVAVHFADLHDTPERMLEKECISEIIPWRESRRMLYWRLRRLLLEDAYIKKILRAQDNLSVGQAKQMLRRWLVEDKGATEAYLWDKNEEMVSWYQEQTNGESIVSKNVNSVRRDAIISTISKMLEDCPDVALDAVVGLCQGLTPVNRGVVVRTLAQMQLNEESSANTQG